The following are encoded in a window of Polynucleobacter sp. AP-Kolm-20A-A1 genomic DNA:
- a CDS encoding NUDIX domain-containing protein, with protein sequence MTSLSTSTLAALEEMLQNTARSAPADFMPIYLSRSAADEQLVGHLNPEFTPYLQESLQKKSIPLIQMGNDKLTIQIGKPRDLSASLYQLADRMRMGGYIPGWRNEDFAWVDNNGHKYFRLERAAFRTFGFRSMATHINGYTQGNTIWLGRRSETKPTDPGKLDNLAAGGITADETPWVSARRELWEEAGVPEQIADQIEPVGRIHMRRPTPGRGFHDEQLYIYDLELADNFIPTNHDGEVSGFIEISLPEAAARILADEFTSDAAFVTADFILRRNRSQ encoded by the coding sequence ATGACCAGTCTTTCCACCAGCACGCTAGCCGCCCTAGAAGAAATGCTCCAAAACACGGCGCGCTCTGCCCCGGCAGATTTCATGCCTATTTATTTATCGCGTAGTGCTGCTGATGAGCAACTTGTCGGCCACCTTAATCCAGAGTTCACTCCTTACTTGCAAGAGTCCTTGCAAAAAAAATCTATTCCACTGATTCAGATGGGGAATGACAAGTTAACGATTCAGATTGGTAAGCCTAGAGATTTATCTGCAAGTCTTTATCAACTTGCTGATCGCATGAGAATGGGTGGATACATTCCTGGCTGGCGCAATGAGGACTTTGCTTGGGTAGATAACAATGGTCACAAATACTTTCGCCTTGAGCGTGCAGCATTTAGAACATTTGGTTTTCGCAGTATGGCGACCCACATCAATGGCTATACCCAAGGCAATACGATTTGGCTAGGACGACGCAGTGAAACCAAGCCTACCGACCCAGGCAAATTAGACAACCTGGCTGCTGGTGGTATTACGGCCGATGAAACCCCTTGGGTTAGCGCACGTCGCGAGCTCTGGGAAGAAGCTGGTGTGCCAGAACAAATTGCCGACCAGATTGAACCTGTTGGGCGTATTCATATGCGCCGCCCAACTCCAGGACGCGGTTTTCATGACGAACAGCTCTATATTTACGATTTAGAATTGGCCGACAACTTTATACCCACCAATCATGATGGTGAAGTAAGCGGTTTTATTGAAATTTCACTCCCAGAAGCTGCTGCCAGAATCTTGGCCGATGAGTTCACTTCTGATGCAGCCTTTGTAACGGCAGACTTCATATTGCGTCGCAATAGGTCGCAATAG